In a single window of the Gemmatimonadota bacterium genome:
- a CDS encoding DUF2304 domain-containing protein → MKGSQIALLASLALFAFYTIRLRSTAMDRLTYLSLACAGVVLIVYPEWTNMLAKLLGIGRGADLMFYFFIVFCLFHFATSAATMRRMQRDLTTLAQHVALRDEGVQRGG, encoded by the coding sequence ATGAAGGGTTCGCAGATTGCCCTGCTCGCCTCGCTGGCGCTCTTCGCCTTCTACACCATCCGGCTCCGCTCTACCGCGATGGACCGACTCACCTACCTCAGCCTCGCCTGTGCCGGCGTGGTGCTGATCGTCTATCCCGAATGGACCAACATGCTCGCGAAGCTGCTCGGGATCGGCCGCGGCGCCGACCTGATGTTCTACTTCTTCATCGTCTTCTGCCTCTTCCACTTCGCCACCAGCGCGGCGACGATGCGGCGCATGCAGCGCGACCTCACCACACTGGCGCAGCACGTGGCGCTGCGCGATGAGGGCGTTCAGCGCGGCGGATAG
- a CDS encoding glycosyltransferase family 2 protein: protein MSVTSQEAVTPDALAATVIVVPAFREATMVAQVVTALRHLGWRVCVVDDGSPDATATAAAAAGATVLRHPVNLGQGAALRTGFAWALAQPACRYVVTFDADGQHDTAAVATLIAPIAAGEADVVLGSRFLDATTRAEVPPLRRLLLRAATWVSRTTTGLALTDSHNGLRAFSTIALRQLRLEQDRMAHASEIQAEIARCGLRCVERPVHVSYTEYSIAKGQRFVDAISILWDLLLTPRRSRS, encoded by the coding sequence GTGAGCGTTACGTCGCAGGAAGCTGTCACGCCTGATGCATTGGCGGCAACCGTGATCGTGGTCCCGGCCTTCCGCGAGGCCACGATGGTGGCACAGGTCGTCACCGCCCTGCGGCACCTCGGGTGGCGCGTCTGCGTCGTCGACGACGGCTCTCCCGATGCCACAGCTACCGCCGCAGCGGCCGCCGGTGCCACGGTACTGCGACACCCTGTGAATCTTGGCCAGGGCGCCGCGCTCCGCACCGGCTTCGCCTGGGCGCTCGCCCAACCCGCGTGCCGGTATGTGGTGACCTTCGATGCCGACGGACAGCACGACACCGCCGCGGTGGCCACACTCATCGCGCCGATTGCTGCGGGCGAGGCCGATGTCGTCCTCGGTTCGCGCTTTCTCGATGCGACTACTCGCGCCGAAGTGCCACCACTCCGCCGGCTGTTGCTGCGCGCGGCCACCTGGGTGAGTCGCACGACCACGGGGCTTGCCCTCACCGATTCGCACAACGGGCTGCGCGCGTTCTCCACCATTGCGCTGCGACAGTTGCGACTCGAGCAGGACCGGATGGCGCACGCGTCGGAAATCCAGGCCGAGATTGCCCGCTGCGGGCTTCGCTGTGTCGAGCGACCGGTTCACGTGAGCTATACCGAGTATTCCATCGCCAAGGGCCAGCGGTTCGTGGATGCCATCAGCATCCTCTGGGACCTGCTGCTCACACCCCGGAGATCCCGATCATGA